TTCGTAACGAACTGGCGCCAGACCTTCAGGTCCGACTTCGGCCAGCAACATGCGAACCGTATTGGTGCCGATGTCGATGGCGCCGAGCAACTACTTCTCTCCCACCACCGCTTGCGCAACATTGTAGGTGTGGTCGCCGATCTTCTCGAAGTTGTGCAGCATATCGATGAAGACCAGACCGGGTAATACGGCACATTCTCCGGTGTTGAGCCGAGCGATGTGATTGTTGCGCATCGACTCTTCCAAATAATCGATGTTGTCTTCCATGTGCCGGGCCTTCTCCAAAATGGTCTGATCCTCCCTGGCCAATCCGGACAGAACGAATTCCAGCAGGCCCTTGGTGCTTTCGCCGATCTCCACCAATTCGGCTTCGCCGACATCCGAGAAACAGATCTTCTGGGCGGCTTTTTTCTGACCCAGTCGCCAGAGATTTTCACAATGATCCCCCACCCGCTCCAGGTCGTTGACCATGTGCATCATCGAGGCGATCTCCTGGGAGGTGTCCTGGGTGATCGATTTCTGCGACAGAGCGACAAGGAAGTCAGTGATTTCCTTTTGCAGCAAATCGACGATGTCCTCCTTCTTCTCCAGGACGGCAATGTGCTTGTCGTTGCCGTCCTTTAAAAAGAGCAGGGTTTCGTCAAGCATTTCCAAGGCGATCTGGCCCATGCGCCGGGTTTCGGCCTGGGCTTGCCCCAAGGCGATCGGCGGCGTATTGAGGACACGGTTATCGATGTATTTCAGATGAAATTCCATCTCCTCGTCCCGGCCACGGATAATGAAGGTGGTCAATTTGGCCAGGATACCGACCAAGGGCAGAAAGATAATGGTGTTGATGATATTGAAGAGCGAATGGGTATTGGCGATATGTCGGGCGATAAAGGGTTTGTCGCCGATGACGCCACCCAGGGTCTGGGCCTGCTGTTGGGTCTGAATGACAAAATCGGCATCCCCAGGGGTGATGCTGTTGACGAAGGAGAGAAAAAACGGCATCAGCAACAGCATGTAAGCGACGCCGAGAAAGTTGAAAAGAAAATGAGCAAAAGCCGTACGCTTGGCCGCCAGGTTGGTGCCGATGGCGGCCAGGTTGGCGGTAATGGTGGTGCCGATATTTTCCCCCAGAACCAGAGCGATGCTCGCCTCGAAGGAGATGAGCCCGGCGCTGGCCAGGGCGATGGTGATCCCCAAAGTGGCACTGCTGCTCTGCACGATCATGGTCAGAATCGCCCCGATCATGACACCCAGCAAGGGCATATCGCCGACCAGCATAAAAATGTCACGAAACTCGTCGCTCGTCTTCAGGGGGTTGAAGGCCTGTTCCATGATCTGCAGGCCGAAGAAGAGGAAACCGAAACCAAGCAGAACCTCCCCCATGTACATCCATTTACGACTGCGGGAAAAGAGCTTGAGTCCGGCGCCGAGGCCAATGGCGGGTAAGGCGAATTTGGTGATTTTGAAGGCGATGAGCTGGGCGGTGATGGTGGTGCCGATATTGGCGCCGAGAATAACGCCGATGGACTGGACCAGGGACATGAGACCGGCATTGACGAAGCCGACGACCATGACCGTGGTGGCACTGGAAGATTGGATAATGGCGGTCACGGCGATGCCGACCAGGGTGCCGATGACCCGGTTGTTGGTCAGAGCCGCGAGAATCTTGCGCATGCGGTCGCCGGCGATCTTCTGTAACCCTTCGGACATGATCTTCATGCCGAAAAGGAAAATGCCCAGTCCGCCGACCAGGCCGAAAATCAGTTTCTCATTGAGAAGAATATCCAGCATATATTACTCCCTTAAAATGGAGCGGACCGGCACGCGGAAATGAAGGCCGCCAGTGTACGACTCATCGGGCCGTCGAGGAGGATTAAAGGGATGGGTTTTAAAAACGCGGGGGAACTATAAAGGAGGCATCACTTTTTTTCAACGGAAAAGGGGAGCGTAAAATCGGCAATTCCGTCCTTGGCCGACTCGGACAGGTAGGCACGTAATTCCACCGAACGGACGCGGGTCAGATCGATGGTGAAAAAGACCAGGCCGGTCACCTGCGCATCGGGAACCAGGTCCAGGTTGTCGAGGGCTCCGACCAGGGCATCGGCGGGACGGTTCTGGGCGAAATAAGGTCGCGAGCTGGTGAATCCCCGCGCCGCCGCGGCTTTCTCCATATCTTCCAGATAATAGTAGCCGACGTAGGGATAAGGAAGCAGGTAAGGAGAATTGCGGCGGAGGATTTCGTTAACGCGTTCGGGAGGCAGCGGAGAATACTGCGTTCCGCGATCATCCATCAGCAGAAACGCGGAAAGGGGCAAGGACAAGGATTTCCCCGTCCGATTGCCGACGGTCAGCTCGAAAGCGGAGAGATTCCCCTCGCTCAGGACGGGGGCGAAATCCGGGTCATGCAGACGAGCCTTGACCGTGACGCCGTCGCGGCTTTCGCTGATGGAGTTGTCGGCCAGGTCGACCCGAGCGGTCGCGGTGGCGCGGGGAACGACGGTAACGCCACAGCCACTCAGACAGACAACAAGCACAACCAGCAAGCAGGCTCCGGTGGTCTTCATGGGCAGGCCTCTTTTCGCTTTAAGGATCAGGACTCTTTGCGCCCCAGGGCCAGATTGAGCAGGGCGCGGAAATCCTCATGCTCCTCGCGCACCCGACGGGCGAGAATGCGGCTGAGGTTCCGCAACAGCTTCAGCCCCAAGGCCGGGTGACTGTCGCAAAAACGCTCGAAAGGCGTCCGGCCGATGCTCAGCAGGCGGGCATCCTCGATCACCCGGGCGGTGGCGGAGCGGGGGGCGCTGTCCAGCACCGCCATCTCGCCGAAAGTGTCCTCGGCGGCGAGGACCACCAGGGTCTGCTCGTCCCCTTCGGCAAGCATCTTGGAAATGCGGATGGTTCCCTCGCGGATCAGGTAGAGGGATTCCCCGGGCATGTTTTCGATAAAAACCGTCTTACCCGCCGGAACCGGCTTCTCTTCAAAGAGGCCGCTCAGGGACCCGATTTCCGCCTCGGACATGCCGACGAAAAGGGCGCTTGCCTTGAGCGGCAAAAGATTGATGTCACTCATGGTCAGTCCGATCCGGACAGAGGTTCGACAAAAAAGGGCGGGGCCAACTCATTCCACGATCTCCCGAGGGGTCAAGACCCGCACTTCGATCCGGCGGTTTTCGGTACGCCCTTCCGGGAGGGCGTTATCGGCAATCGGCAGGCTCTCACCAAAGCCTTTGACGAAGACCCGCTTCGGTTCGATCCCCTGACGCAGCACCAGATAACTGGCGACGGTCGCCGCCCGCTGCCGGGAGAGTTCCTCGTTGTACTGGTCGGGCCCGACGTTGTCGGTATGGGCATCGATCCGCACCAGCAGCCATTGCCGGTCGGCACGCAAGGCTTCGGCCAGCAGAGCAAGGTTTTCCCGCCCCTCGTCGGAAAGGCTGCGTTGGTCGGCAGCGAAAATCGTATCGGGCAGACGGAATTGGCGATAAACAGCGGCACGGGTCGGGACGACGGATTCACTCGCCGACGGCGCAACCTGGCCGGCATCGAAGGAAGCTACCGCCAACCCTTCCAGCACCGGTTGGGTCTCGACCTTGAGGTTTTCCTCGGGACCGACAATGATTTCCGGTTCATCGGCGGGCACCGGCAACTCCCACCGGGCAACGGGGGACGTATCCTGCTCGCCGAGGGAGAGCAACGGCGTCAGGGTCTTGAGACGGATCTTTTTCTCTTGTTCCTCAGCCTTGTCCCCGCCATTTTCCGGGGCATCTTCGGTGACCCGCTCGATGGGAGTGATGAAGTTGCCGACGCCCTGGCAACCACTGAGCCCTACCAGCGCCCGCCAGTCCGGACTGGCATTGCTCATTCCGAGACCGACACCGAAGTTGAGGGTCAGGTGCGGCATCAGAAAATATTGCATGCCCAAGGTCGCCTCCAGCGGCGCATCGGCCCCTTTGAACTTTTCCGTCTGGGCTTCGAGCTCGGCAATCAGACGCAGGCGGTAAGCCGGCAGGAATTCAAGGCCGGCGCCGAAAATATACTGATCGTCATAGTCGATATCGGGAGGGGATTCGGTCGTGAGATAACCCGCGTTGAGATGGATCCCGAACTTCCCCGGTTTGTAACTGGCGATCAGCCGCCCGAGAACATCGGTCAGGCCGTCGTATTCGGGATCGTCCGTCACCAGGCGCCGCATCTGGCCATCGACAGCGAGCTTGAAGGGGGAAGAACGTTTTCCGAGGACGCGAAGTTTGAAGCCGAGATTGGCGTACCCGCGGCCGCTCTCGAGTTCGTCATCATTGAAGAGCAGATTGGGAAAGGAGCCGTAGGCTTCCATGAAGGTTCCCAACCCGAGGGTGATGGTCGCCGGCAGGATGGTGGCTTCCCCCCCTCCCCCTTTGGATGCGGCACAATTGGCCCAGAGTCCGATGCAGATATTGCCGGCGTTGAGGGTTTCAGCGGAAGGTTGCGACAGAAGGCCGGTGTCGCCATATTGGGTGGGATTGGCCGAGGCCTGTCGAACTGGCCCGCCGATAAGCAGGAAGGAAAAAAGCAGGATGATCGGCCAGCGTTTCATGAAGTCCCGAATCGGAAGCGCGTCGGAAAAAGGAAAATGGGGTCAGGGATGAAAATACCATTTCATGGACCCAGAATGCAACGTACTCCCCTCAATATCATGAAAAAACCGGGGCCTGGGCCCCGGTTCGGACATTTTTCAATATGGGGAGGAAGAGAGAGAAAGCGTCTCTAAGAATTGTTAACCCGCTCGCGCAGTTCTTTGCCGACTTTGAAAAAAGGTAGTTTTTTGGGCATCACCTGAATCACTTCGCCGGTCTTGGGGTTGCGCCCCATGTACGACTTGTAATCCTTGACCACAAAGCTGCCGAAACCGCGAATCTCGATGCGCCCCCCCTCGACCAGAGCCTGGGTCATGGAATCGAAAATGAGATTGACGATTTCCTCGGCCTTCTTATAGGTCAGATTCTTCTTGTTGGCCAGGCTTTCCACCAGTTCCGACTTGTTCATGACGCCTCCTAAAGGTATGAACCCTGCGAACTCGCTCTTCCCCTTGCATAGTAGCTTTTTCGTTCCCGCAATGTTTTTAACAATATACTTTCTGGCCGACCTCTGTCAATAGGAGCTTATGAATTATCAGCTACTTACCATAGCGCATCAGGGTTTCGCGGGCCTCTTCGCGCAAATCGGAAGCGAGCTCGTCCACCGTCGGCAGCCGTTCCAGCCAGGGGCGCCCCTCACCGAGACGGCCCAGGGCCGCGCAGGCCTGAGCCATGCGCAGCGGCCAACGGGGGTTGGCGGGATCGCGAGAAGCCTCGGCGCGGAACGATTCCAGGGCTTTTTTCAGGGATTGTCCATGCCGCAGCCAGAACTCGGCAAGCAAAACATGGGGGGCGCCGCCACAGCCAGAAGACGGCAGGCGTTTCAACAGCTCCTCCGCTTCGGCGAAACGTCCATTTTGCTCATACAGGCGCGCCACCAGGAGCAGAACCTCCAGCTCCGCCGGACCTTCCTGCAGGGCTTCCTCGCCATGGGCCAAAGCCGCGGGCAGGTTCCCCTCGGCCGCTCGCAGACGGGCCAGACAGCCATGGCAGAAGGCCGGTACCAGGTTCGCGGAGAGCATGCGATTAAGACGCGCTTCAGCCTCTTTCGGACGGTTTTCGAGAAAATCGAGGCGCACCAGGGTTTCGAAAGCAAGAGCATGGGCGGGATTCATCACCACCGCCTGCTCCAGGTCCTGACGCCCGGCGGCGACATCCCCCATACGGGCGCGCAGGGCACCCCGCTCGAAATGGAAAAGGTCATCCCGCTCGCTGCCAGGCAGAGCATCGAAACCGGCCAAAGCCTCGACATCGCGCCCTTCGTGGGCGGCCAGAAAGGCTTGGCGGAAGTCTGCGCCGGTATGCCAGTAACGTTCAGCCAAATCCGCGGGATAGTTGCTTAGTACCAGCTCCAGTCGCGTTTCCGGATCGGGCATATCGGCCTCTTCGGCCGAAGACGAAGCCGTAGAGGCGCAGCCTGAGGCACAACAGGATGAAGCATTCGCTTTTGCGTGAGGATTCACAACAGTGGGAGCGGAAAGATCAGTAAGGCGTTTTTGCGCGGTTTCGCATAAAGCGGGGGACCGACCCTGTTCAGCGGCCAGTTGAAAATGTTCCAAAGCCCGTTCCCGGTCGTCGATCTGGAGGCAGGCCTCCCCTTCCGCGAGATTGAGTTCCGCCAGGCGATCCCCGGCCTCAGTCAACAGAGACAGCCACTCGGCCCGGGCATCAGGGGCCAGCCCCTCCACGGGCTCTTCTCCCTGACGGAGAAGATCGGCCCAGCGTTCTTCACGGGCCAGGCGGCGAAGATGTTCCAACGGATCCTTGGGGGCAAAAAAACGGCTCAGCAAGCCCATGAACGGGGCCTTTCAATGATTAGATCGTGGTGAAGGGAGAGAGGGTCCAGATGACCTTGGCGTCCTGCTCACCGACATTGTCCCAACGGTGAGGCAAATGGGATTTAAAGGAGATGCTGTCCCCCGGACGTAGCAGATAGCGCTCCCCGGCGATGGTGATTTCCAGGGTGCCTTCCAGGATGTAGATCAGTTCATCGCCCGGATGATACATTTTCTGGACGCCACTTGTCCCACCTTTTTTTACCGTGCAGAAAAAAGACATGAATTGCGGGTCGCGCAAGCCCGAGGTGAAAGACTCGGTATGCATGTTGTGCTCGTCATCGTAAACCGTCTGATCCCGATTCCCCGGCGAGGTGTAGACGATTTCGTTAGTGGTCGTGACCTCTTCGACGAAGTAGTTGATGCTTTTGTCGAAAACCGCCGCCAGTTTCATCAGGATCTCTACCGAGGGGATCGTCAACCCCCGCTCGATACGTGAAATCATATTCGACGACACCTTGGAACGATCGGCCAACTCCTGAATGGTGAGATCCCGTTTGAGGCGGATATTCTTCAGCTTTTTCCCAACGATCTTTTTGATTTTCATGGCGTATTCCTTCTGGGGACGGCCTTTATCGAGCGACGGATCATTGCGCCAGGTTCGGGGCCGGAGAAACCACCCACATCACGATCGTCTGGCCGTCGTGGAGGTTTTTCCAGGTATGGGGCAAAGAGGCCTTGAAAACCAGGGAATCCCCCTTTTCCAGCACGTAAGTGTCGCCGTTGATCATAAATTGCATGCGCCCTTCGAGGACCAGGGCGAACTCTTCCCCGGTGTGAATCATCCCCCCCTCGCCGCTACTGCAATCTTTCTCCAGGGCATCATAGAAAACCGCGAAATTGGGGTCGCGGATACCCTGGGTGAGGCTGGTGATCTGATGCTTGTCCTCAAAGAAAAAGATCGGCTCCCCCTGCCCAGCTTTGGTAAAAACGACGGTTGATCCTTTCTCCGCTTCCTCGACAAAATAGTTGATGCTCATGCCGAAGGCGTTGGCCAATTTCATCAGGATTTCGACGGAAGGAACGGTCAGGCCGCGCTCGATCCGGGAAATCATATTGGAGGAGACGCGGGAGCGGTCCGCCAAGTCCTGGATCGTCATCTCGTTTTTTAAACGGGTGGATTTGAGTTTCTTGCCGATCATTTTCTTGACCATGAAAAGCCCCCATCGACGGTTAAATAGAATAGCGTTTTATCATCGTCAAAAGATGCTGTCAATACGAATAGGGGAAATTTATTCCATATTTTGGGTCCAGGTTAGAAATCAGTTGTGAACCAGATTGTTGGAAGTGGTTGACAGGATCATCAAGATGCCTATAATCACGACCTAATTTAAAGGAGTGGATATGGAACCCAGCCATCGTAAGATACTCGACAAGGCCCTGCGGGAGGAAACCCTCACCCGCGAGGAAGCCCTCGGAATCCTCACCGCGCAAGGAG
This genomic stretch from Desulfuromonas acetexigens harbors:
- a CDS encoding helix-turn-helix domain-containing protein; translated protein: MKIKKIVGKKLKNIRLKRDLTIQELADRSKVSSNMISRIERGLTIPSVEILMKLAAVFDKSINYFVEEVTTTNEIVYTSPGNRDQTVYDDEHNMHTESFTSGLRDPQFMSFFCTVKKGGTSGVQKMYHPGDELIYILEGTLEITIAGERYLLRPGDSISFKSHLPHRWDNVGEQDAKVIWTLSPFTTI
- a CDS encoding tetratricopeptide repeat protein, which produces MGLLSRFFAPKDPLEHLRRLAREERWADLLRQGEEPVEGLAPDARAEWLSLLTEAGDRLAELNLAEGEACLQIDDRERALEHFQLAAEQGRSPALCETAQKRLTDLSAPTVVNPHAKANASSCCASGCASTASSSAEEADMPDPETRLELVLSNYPADLAERYWHTGADFRQAFLAAHEGRDVEALAGFDALPGSERDDLFHFERGALRARMGDVAAGRQDLEQAVVMNPAHALAFETLVRLDFLENRPKEAEARLNRMLSANLVPAFCHGCLARLRAAEGNLPAALAHGEEALQEGPAELEVLLLVARLYEQNGRFAEAEELLKRLPSSGCGGAPHVLLAEFWLRHGQSLKKALESFRAEASRDPANPRWPLRMAQACAALGRLGEGRPWLERLPTVDELASDLREEARETLMRYGK
- a CDS encoding helix-turn-helix domain-containing protein — translated: MVKKMIGKKLKSTRLKNEMTIQDLADRSRVSSNMISRIERGLTVPSVEILMKLANAFGMSINYFVEEAEKGSTVVFTKAGQGEPIFFFEDKHQITSLTQGIRDPNFAVFYDALEKDCSSGEGGMIHTGEEFALVLEGRMQFMINGDTYVLEKGDSLVFKASLPHTWKNLHDGQTIVMWVVSPAPNLAQ
- a CDS encoding cyclic nucleotide-binding domain-containing protein: MSDINLLPLKASALFVGMSEAEIGSLSGLFEEKPVPAGKTVFIENMPGESLYLIREGTIRISKMLAEGDEQTLVVLAAEDTFGEMAVLDSAPRSATARVIEDARLLSIGRTPFERFCDSHPALGLKLLRNLSRILARRVREEHEDFRALLNLALGRKES
- a CDS encoding integration host factor subunit beta gives rise to the protein MNKSELVESLANKKNLTYKKAEEIVNLIFDSMTQALVEGGRIEIRGFGSFVVKDYKSYMGRNPKTGEVIQVMPKKLPFFKVGKELRERVNNS
- a CDS encoding OmpA family protein, which encodes MKRWPIILLFSFLLIGGPVRQASANPTQYGDTGLLSQPSAETLNAGNICIGLWANCAASKGGGGEATILPATITLGLGTFMEAYGSFPNLLFNDDELESGRGYANLGFKLRVLGKRSSPFKLAVDGQMRRLVTDDPEYDGLTDVLGRLIASYKPGKFGIHLNAGYLTTESPPDIDYDDQYIFGAGLEFLPAYRLRLIAELEAQTEKFKGADAPLEATLGMQYFLMPHLTLNFGVGLGMSNASPDWRALVGLSGCQGVGNFITPIERVTEDAPENGGDKAEEQEKKIRLKTLTPLLSLGEQDTSPVARWELPVPADEPEIIVGPEENLKVETQPVLEGLAVASFDAGQVAPSASESVVPTRAAVYRQFRLPDTIFAADQRSLSDEGRENLALLAEALRADRQWLLVRIDAHTDNVGPDQYNEELSRQRAATVASYLVLRQGIEPKRVFVKGFGESLPIADNALPEGRTENRRIEVRVLTPREIVE
- a CDS encoding Na/Pi cotransporter family protein; the protein is MLDILLNEKLIFGLVGGLGIFLFGMKIMSEGLQKIAGDRMRKILAALTNNRVIGTLVGIAVTAIIQSSSATTVMVVGFVNAGLMSLVQSIGVILGANIGTTITAQLIAFKITKFALPAIGLGAGLKLFSRSRKWMYMGEVLLGFGFLFFGLQIMEQAFNPLKTSDEFRDIFMLVGDMPLLGVMIGAILTMIVQSSSATLGITIALASAGLISFEASIALVLGENIGTTITANLAAIGTNLAAKRTAFAHFLFNFLGVAYMLLLMPFFLSFVNSITPGDADFVIQTQQQAQTLGGVIGDKPFIARHIANTHSLFNIINTIIFLPLVGILAKLTTFIIRGRDEEMEFHLKYIDNRVLNTPPIALGQAQAETRRMGQIALEMLDETLLFLKDGNDKHIAVLEKKEDIVDLLQKEITDFLVALSQKSITQDTSQEIASMMHMVNDLERVGDHCENLWRLGQKKAAQKICFSDVGEAELVEIGESTKGLLEFVLSGLAREDQTILEKARHMEDNIDYLEESMRNNHIARLNTGECAVLPGLVFIDMLHNFEKIGDHTYNVAQAVVGEK